A genomic segment from Alistipes senegalensis JC50 encodes:
- the nifJ gene encoding pyruvate:ferredoxin (flavodoxin) oxidoreductase has protein sequence MAEKKFITCDGNYAAAHVAYMFSEVAAIYPITPSSTMAELVDEWAAQGRKNIFGETVKVVEMQSEAGAAGAVHGSLQSGALTSTFTASQGLLLMVPNMYKISGELLPGVFHVSARALAAQSLSIFGDHQDVMATRQTGFAMLATSSVQEVMDLAGVAHLVSLKSRVPFLHFFDGFRTSHEIQKIELIDEAALTAMLDRDALKAFRNRALNPEHPVTRGTAQNPDIYFQTREASNKFYDAVPDMVADTMKEISKITGRDYKPFVYYGAEDAENIVVAMGSVTETLKETVDYLTAKGEKVGVVTVHLYRPFSVKYLMAVLPESVKRICVLDRTKEPGANGDPLYLDVVEAFATCPCDKKPLIIGGRYGLSSKDTTPAQMLAVFENLKMNEPKNQFTVGIVDDVTFRSLPVGEEISLAKPGTFEALFFGLGADGTVGANKNSIKIIGGTTDKYCQAYFSYDSKKSGGYTSSHLRFGDLPITSPYLVTTPDFVACHVPSYVDKYDVLKGLKAGGSFLLNSVHDAETTCATLPDHMKVFLAKNKINFYIINATKIAAELGLGSRTNTIMQSAFFKIANVIPFDKAVEEMKKAILKSYGKKGEDIVNMNYAAVDAGGNAVVKIDVPAEWASIEDKGFEHASNASYPEFVRKIVEPINGLKGDMLPVSAFNGREDGTWDNGTAAYEKRGIAVNVPEWKIENCIQCNQCAYVCPHAVIRPFLATEEEAAASGVDWKQGLGETKEYKFRIQISPLDCTGCSNCVDVCPAKEKALVMRPLEEQMPQQKNWDYITKHIGYKQVVDKTKSVKNLQFAQPLFEFSGACAGCGETPYIKAISQLFGDKMMVANATGCTSIYSGSAPSTPYCTNAEGHGPAWANSLFEDNAEFGLGMHVGVEKLRDRIQLAMEDAIANCAKCSDELKGVMKEWIENRGSSAKSAEVTARLIPLMEACGCDACKKILEHKEWLVKKSQWIIGGDGWGYDIGYGGVDHVLASGQDVNILVVDTEVYSNTGGQSSKSTPVGAVAKFASSGKRIRKKDLGAMAMTYGYVYVAQVSIGASQQQLFNVLKEAEAYPGPSLVIAYAPCINHGIKGGMTRTQTVGKEAVACGYWHLWHYNPMLEEQGKNPFVLDSKEPDWSKFREFLMKEVRYTSLQKAFPAEADELFAAAEENAKWRYNGYVRLSKMEF, from the coding sequence ATGGCAGAAAAGAAATTTATCACCTGTGATGGTAACTACGCTGCGGCCCATGTGGCTTATATGTTCTCGGAAGTCGCAGCCATCTATCCCATCACGCCGTCATCGACGATGGCCGAACTCGTGGACGAGTGGGCTGCCCAGGGACGTAAAAATATTTTCGGCGAGACCGTCAAGGTCGTTGAAATGCAGTCGGAGGCCGGCGCTGCCGGCGCCGTGCACGGATCGCTGCAAAGCGGTGCCCTGACTTCGACTTTCACGGCCTCGCAGGGCCTGCTGCTGATGGTCCCCAACATGTATAAGATCTCGGGCGAGCTGCTCCCGGGCGTGTTCCACGTTTCGGCGCGTGCGCTGGCCGCACAGTCGCTGTCGATCTTCGGCGACCATCAGGACGTGATGGCCACGCGCCAGACCGGATTCGCCATGCTGGCCACCTCGTCGGTGCAGGAGGTCATGGACCTCGCCGGCGTCGCACACCTCGTGTCGCTGAAATCGCGCGTGCCGTTCCTGCACTTCTTCGACGGCTTCCGCACGTCGCACGAGATTCAGAAAATCGAGCTCATCGACGAAGCCGCGCTGACGGCCATGCTCGACCGCGACGCCCTGAAAGCGTTCCGCAACCGGGCCCTGAACCCCGAGCACCCCGTGACCCGCGGTACGGCCCAGAACCCCGACATCTACTTCCAGACGCGCGAGGCTTCGAACAAGTTCTACGACGCCGTGCCCGACATGGTGGCCGACACCATGAAGGAGATTTCGAAAATCACCGGCCGCGACTACAAGCCGTTCGTCTATTACGGTGCCGAGGATGCCGAGAACATCGTCGTTGCGATGGGTTCGGTGACTGAGACCCTCAAGGAGACGGTCGATTATCTGACAGCCAAAGGCGAGAAGGTGGGTGTCGTCACCGTACACCTCTACCGTCCGTTCTCGGTGAAATACCTGATGGCGGTGCTTCCCGAGAGCGTGAAGCGCATCTGCGTGCTCGACCGCACGAAGGAGCCGGGAGCCAACGGCGATCCCCTCTACCTGGATGTCGTCGAGGCGTTCGCAACCTGCCCGTGCGACAAGAAACCGCTCATCATCGGCGGCCGCTACGGACTTTCGTCGAAGGACACCACCCCGGCGCAGATGCTGGCCGTGTTCGAGAACCTGAAGATGAACGAGCCCAAGAATCAGTTCACGGTGGGTATCGTGGACGACGTGACGTTCCGTTCGCTGCCCGTCGGCGAGGAGATCTCGCTGGCGAAGCCCGGCACGTTCGAGGCGCTCTTCTTCGGTCTGGGCGCCGACGGTACGGTGGGTGCCAACAAGAACTCGATCAAGATCATCGGCGGCACGACCGACAAGTACTGCCAGGCTTATTTCTCCTATGACTCGAAGAAATCGGGCGGTTACACCTCGTCGCACCTGCGTTTCGGCGACCTGCCCATCACGTCGCCCTATCTGGTGACCACCCCCGACTTCGTGGCCTGCCACGTTCCCTCGTACGTTGACAAGTACGACGTGCTGAAGGGCCTGAAGGCCGGCGGTTCGTTCCTGCTGAACTCGGTGCACGACGCCGAGACCACCTGCGCGACGCTGCCCGACCACATGAAGGTCTTCCTCGCCAAGAACAAGATCAACTTCTATATCATCAACGCCACGAAGATCGCCGCCGAACTGGGTCTGGGTTCGCGTACGAACACCATCATGCAGTCGGCGTTCTTCAAGATCGCCAACGTCATCCCGTTCGACAAGGCTGTCGAGGAGATGAAGAAGGCCATCCTCAAATCCTACGGAAAGAAGGGCGAGGACATCGTCAACATGAACTATGCGGCCGTCGATGCCGGCGGCAACGCCGTCGTGAAGATCGACGTTCCCGCCGAGTGGGCTTCGATCGAGGACAAGGGCTTCGAACACGCTTCGAACGCCTCGTATCCGGAGTTCGTGCGCAAGATCGTCGAGCCGATCAACGGCCTGAAAGGCGACATGCTGCCCGTTTCGGCCTTCAACGGCCGTGAGGACGGCACGTGGGACAACGGCACGGCCGCCTACGAGAAGCGCGGCATCGCCGTCAACGTTCCCGAGTGGAAGATCGAGAACTGTATCCAGTGCAACCAGTGCGCCTATGTCTGCCCCCACGCCGTGATCCGTCCGTTCCTCGCCACCGAGGAGGAGGCCGCCGCTTCGGGCGTGGATTGGAAGCAGGGCCTGGGCGAAACCAAGGAGTACAAGTTCCGCATCCAGATCTCGCCGCTCGACTGTACGGGCTGCTCGAACTGCGTCGATGTCTGCCCCGCCAAGGAGAAGGCGCTCGTCATGCGTCCGCTGGAGGAGCAGATGCCTCAGCAGAAGAACTGGGACTACATCACCAAGCATATCGGTTACAAGCAGGTCGTGGACAAGACCAAGTCGGTCAAGAACCTGCAATTCGCACAGCCGCTGTTCGAGTTCTCGGGCGCCTGCGCCGGCTGCGGCGAAACCCCTTATATCAAGGCTATTTCGCAGCTCTTCGGTGACAAGATGATGGTCGCCAACGCCACGGGATGTACCTCGATCTATTCGGGTTCGGCTCCCTCGACGCCCTACTGCACCAACGCGGAGGGCCACGGTCCCGCATGGGCCAACTCGCTCTTCGAGGACAACGCCGAGTTCGGTTTGGGCATGCACGTCGGTGTGGAGAAACTCCGCGACCGCATCCAGCTGGCGATGGAGGATGCCATTGCCAACTGTGCGAAGTGCTCCGACGAGCTGAAAGGCGTGATGAAGGAGTGGATCGAGAACCGCGGTTCGTCGGCCAAGTCGGCCGAGGTTACGGCGCGTCTGATTCCTCTGATGGAGGCTTGCGGCTGCGACGCCTGCAAGAAGATTCTCGAACACAAGGAGTGGCTCGTGAAGAAGTCGCAGTGGATCATCGGCGGCGACGGCTGGGGCTACGACATCGGTTACGGCGGTGTGGATCACGTGCTGGCTTCGGGTCAGGATGTGAATATCCTCGTCGTGGACACCGAGGTTTACTCCAACACCGGCGGCCAGTCGTCGAAATCGACCCCCGTGGGCGCCGTCGCCAAGTTCGCATCGAGCGGCAAGCGCATCCGCAAGAAGGACCTCGGCGCAATGGCCATGACCTACGGTTATGTCTATGTGGCCCAGGTTTCGATCGGCGCTTCGCAGCAGCAGCTGTTCAACGTGCTGAAAGAGGCCGAGGCTTATCCCGGACCGTCGCTCGTGATCGCCTACGCTCCGTGTATCAACCACGGCATCAAGGGCGGCATGACCCGCACGCAGACCGTCGGCAAGGAGGCTGTGGCCTGCGGTTACTGGCACCTGTGGCACTACAACCCGATGCTCGAAGAGCAGGGCAAGAATCCGTTCGTGCTGGATTCGAAGGAGCCCGACTGGTCGAAGTTCCGCGAATTCCTGATGAAGGAGGTTCGTTATACGTCGCTCCAGAAGGCATTCCCCGCCGAGGCCGACGAGTTGTTCGCCGCTGCCGAGGAGAACGCCAAGTGGCGCTACAACGGTTATGTGCGTCTTTCGAAGATGGAGTTCTGA
- a CDS encoding M16 family metallopeptidase, producing the protein MIPYTKKILPNGLTVVVNRDRASKLAAVNILYKVGARNEDPRRTGFAHLFEHLMFRGTREIPNFDLPVQMASGDNNAFTNNDYTDFYITLPKDNLETALWLESDRMEGLDITPAKLEAEKKVVIEEFRQRYLNQPYGDQTMLLRALAYKVHPYRWAAIGLTTDHIAEATLEDVEAFYRTHYRPSNAVLSISADIEEERMLELAEKWFAPLADRPADAAPIPQEPAQTEARREEVERDVPAPTVTVAYHMGGRTDAGFYTADLVSDLLAGGDSGRLYTHLVKERRLLSSVNAYVTGDVDPGLFVFTGQLLPGVTPGEAEAAFREEIETLQTASAAAREIEKVKNKFEANTLFGELNVMNKAMNLGFYEMLGDLALINREVGLYRAVGDDDIRSFSSRTFRPENSSTLIYNTKK; encoded by the coding sequence ATGATTCCATACACTAAAAAAATACTGCCGAACGGCCTCACCGTCGTCGTCAACCGCGACCGGGCCTCGAAACTCGCCGCCGTGAACATCCTCTACAAGGTCGGAGCGCGCAACGAAGATCCCCGGCGCACGGGATTCGCCCACCTGTTCGAACACCTCATGTTCCGCGGCACGCGCGAAATCCCCAACTTCGACCTCCCGGTGCAGATGGCCTCGGGCGACAACAACGCCTTCACGAACAACGACTATACCGATTTCTACATCACGCTCCCGAAGGACAACCTCGAAACGGCCCTCTGGCTGGAAAGCGACCGCATGGAGGGGCTCGACATCACCCCCGCGAAGCTCGAAGCCGAAAAGAAGGTGGTGATCGAAGAGTTCCGCCAACGCTACCTCAACCAGCCCTACGGCGACCAGACGATGCTGCTGCGGGCGCTGGCCTACAAAGTCCATCCCTACCGCTGGGCGGCTATCGGCCTCACGACGGACCATATCGCCGAAGCCACGCTGGAGGATGTGGAGGCTTTTTACCGCACCCACTACCGTCCGTCGAACGCCGTGCTGTCGATCTCGGCGGACATCGAGGAGGAACGGATGCTGGAACTGGCCGAAAAGTGGTTCGCACCCCTCGCCGACCGCCCGGCCGACGCCGCGCCGATCCCGCAGGAACCTGCACAGACCGAAGCGCGCCGCGAGGAGGTCGAACGCGACGTGCCGGCGCCGACCGTCACCGTGGCCTACCACATGGGCGGGCGCACGGACGCCGGATTCTACACGGCCGACCTGGTTTCGGACCTGCTGGCGGGAGGCGACTCGGGGCGGCTCTACACGCATCTGGTCAAGGAACGCCGATTGCTGTCGAGCGTCAACGCTTATGTCACGGGCGACGTGGACCCGGGGCTGTTCGTCTTCACGGGCCAGCTACTTCCGGGCGTGACGCCCGGAGAGGCCGAAGCGGCGTTCCGCGAGGAGATCGAAACCCTGCAAACCGCATCCGCGGCCGCCCGCGAGATCGAAAAGGTCAAGAACAAGTTCGAAGCCAACACGCTCTTCGGCGAACTGAACGTCATGAACAAGGCGATGAACCTCGGATTCTACGAGATGCTGGGCGACCTCGCCCTGATCAACCGCGAGGTCGGCCTCTACCGCGCCGTCGGCGACGACGACATCCGTTCGTTCAGCAGCCGCACGTTCCGGCCCGAAAACAGTTCCACACTCATTTACAACACGAAAAAATGA
- the trkA gene encoding Trk system potassium transporter TrkA, producing the protein MKIVIAGAGEMGSHLARMLSGNGHDITVIDGDQKLLSEVSSLADVITVEGDSTIFAVLRKASVRKCDLFIAVNHEENANVVAAMLAKKLGAKKSIARIDNNEYLEPNNKEMFIDMGIDYLFYPEKVAAREVINLLGHTSTTEYVDFSSGKLSLVVFRLEPASPLVGQVLTGFADETPLSYRTVAITRGGQTIIPREGEQFMEGDTVYVIARQDAVREVMEFSGKSNIEIKNMMILGGSRIGIRIATELQDEVNIKLVDYNADKAYRLAEMLDKTLIINEDGRNTEAMMEEGLANMDAFVAVTGRSETNILAAMLAKRMGVKKVIAEVENMNYINLAESIGIDTIINKKLVTASNIFRFTMSTDVQAIKCLTGSDAEVLEFIVKPNSPATKSRIKDLGLPEDTIIGGIVRGDKVFIAVDNMEINPYDRVVVFAMPGAVGKVGYYFN; encoded by the coding sequence ATGAAAATCGTGATAGCGGGTGCGGGCGAGATGGGCAGCCACCTGGCGCGGATGCTCAGCGGAAACGGCCACGACATCACCGTCATCGACGGCGATCAGAAGTTGCTTTCCGAAGTGAGCAGCCTGGCCGACGTGATTACGGTCGAGGGCGATTCGACGATCTTCGCCGTGCTGCGCAAGGCTTCGGTGCGCAAATGCGACCTGTTCATCGCCGTCAACCACGAGGAGAACGCCAATGTCGTGGCGGCGATGCTGGCCAAGAAGCTCGGGGCCAAGAAATCCATCGCCCGCATCGACAACAACGAATACCTCGAACCCAACAACAAGGAGATGTTCATCGACATGGGCATCGACTACCTGTTCTATCCCGAGAAGGTCGCGGCCCGCGAGGTCATCAACCTGCTGGGACACACTTCGACCACGGAATACGTCGATTTTTCGAGCGGCAAGCTCTCGCTGGTGGTTTTCCGCCTCGAACCGGCCTCGCCGCTGGTGGGGCAGGTGCTCACGGGCTTCGCCGACGAAACGCCGCTGAGTTACCGTACGGTGGCCATCACGCGCGGCGGACAGACGATCATCCCCCGCGAGGGCGAGCAGTTCATGGAGGGCGACACGGTCTATGTCATCGCCCGGCAGGACGCCGTTCGGGAGGTGATGGAGTTCTCGGGAAAGTCCAACATCGAGATCAAGAACATGATGATCCTCGGCGGTTCGCGCATCGGCATCCGCATCGCCACGGAGTTGCAGGACGAGGTGAACATCAAATTGGTGGACTATAATGCCGACAAAGCCTACCGGCTGGCCGAGATGCTCGACAAGACGCTGATTATCAACGAGGATGGGCGCAATACGGAGGCCATGATGGAGGAGGGGCTCGCCAATATGGACGCCTTCGTGGCCGTCACGGGCCGCAGCGAGACCAACATCCTGGCGGCGATGCTCGCCAAGCGTATGGGGGTCAAGAAGGTCATCGCGGAGGTCGAGAACATGAACTACATCAACCTCGCCGAGTCGATCGGCATCGACACGATCATCAACAAGAAACTGGTGACGGCGTCGAACATCTTCCGCTTCACGATGTCAACCGACGTGCAGGCCATCAAGTGCCTGACGGGCAGCGACGCCGAGGTGCTGGAGTTCATCGTGAAGCCCAACTCCCCGGCCACGAAGTCCCGGATCAAGGACCTCGGGCTGCCCGAGGATACGATCATCGGCGGCATCGTCCGCGGCGACAAGGTCTTCATCGCGGTGGACAACATGGAAATAAACCCCTACGACCGGGTGGTGGTCTTCGCCATGCCGGGTGCCGTGGGGAAAGTGGGATATTACTTTAATTAG
- a CDS encoding 3'(2'),5'-bisphosphate nucleotidase CysQ, translated as MINDKVRMYLLPPLFNAAVRAGASIMNVYKNLDDYDISLKEDKTPITVADRVAHKTIREYLGTTRIPVLSEEGREMRYEERRNWELYWLVDPLDGTVEFIKGNNEFTVNIALMENNVCMGAVIYVPYFEKMYVAGRGGGAFLKEHVAPDAAAAFTYDEIVQDWTPLPLASEMNHGHPVVAVSRSHQTPETHEHIARLRETHPDLEIVEQGSSYKFCLLAEGRVDYYVRTTHTYEWDTAAGELILAEAGGSTRTLPGGGELLYNEPDLRNPWFVCRSKFCKL; from the coding sequence ATGATTAACGACAAGGTGAGAATGTATCTGCTGCCGCCTCTGTTCAACGCAGCGGTCCGAGCCGGAGCTTCGATAATGAACGTATACAAGAACCTCGACGATTACGATATAAGCCTCAAGGAAGATAAAACCCCGATCACGGTGGCCGACCGCGTGGCTCACAAGACCATCCGCGAATACCTCGGCACCACGCGCATTCCGGTCCTTTCGGAGGAGGGCCGGGAGATGCGCTACGAAGAGCGCCGCAACTGGGAGCTTTACTGGCTGGTCGATCCGCTGGACGGCACGGTCGAATTCATCAAGGGCAACAACGAATTCACGGTGAACATCGCCCTGATGGAGAACAACGTCTGCATGGGGGCGGTTATTTATGTTCCCTATTTCGAAAAGATGTACGTGGCGGGGCGCGGCGGGGGCGCCTTCCTCAAAGAACACGTCGCGCCCGACGCGGCAGCGGCCTTCACCTACGACGAGATCGTGCAGGACTGGACGCCTCTGCCGCTCGCATCCGAGATGAACCACGGACATCCGGTCGTGGCCGTGTCGCGGTCGCACCAGACCCCCGAGACTCACGAGCACATCGCACGCCTGCGCGAAACGCACCCCGATCTGGAGATCGTGGAGCAGGGGAGTTCCTACAAATTCTGCCTGCTGGCCGAGGGACGGGTCGATTACTACGTCCGCACGACGCACACCTACGAATGGGACACCGCGGCCGGGGAGCTGATTCTCGCCGAAGCCGGCGGAAGCACGCGCACGCTGCCCGGCGGCGGGGAGCTGCTCTACAACGAACCGGACCTCCGCAACCCGTGGTTCGTCTGCCGGTCGAAATTCTGCAAGCTGTGA
- a CDS encoding deoxynucleoside kinase yields MYIAIAGNIGSGKTTLTQILTKRYDAKCYLEECDNPYIGDFYEDMNRWAFNLQISFLGSRIQQTMDMLADCRSGVIFQDRTIYEDAHIFADNLHEMGLMATRDIETYMKIFRLVTTLIPKPDLLIYLKASVPTLISQIRKRGREYEMNIDELYLKRLNDKYNHWIDHIYGGEVLVVDKDHEDFVSNPDVLEKICARLDAIKARKR; encoded by the coding sequence ATGTACATAGCCATAGCCGGAAACATCGGGAGCGGGAAAACCACGCTGACCCAGATTCTCACGAAGCGCTACGACGCCAAGTGTTATCTCGAAGAGTGCGACAACCCCTACATCGGCGATTTCTACGAGGACATGAACCGCTGGGCGTTCAATCTCCAGATCTCGTTCCTCGGGAGCCGCATCCAGCAGACGATGGACATGCTGGCCGACTGCCGTTCGGGGGTGATCTTCCAGGACCGCACGATCTACGAGGATGCGCACATCTTCGCCGACAACCTGCATGAAATGGGGCTGATGGCCACGCGCGACATCGAGACCTACATGAAAATCTTCCGGCTGGTGACTACGCTCATCCCCAAGCCCGACCTGCTGATCTACCTCAAGGCGAGCGTTCCGACGCTCATCTCGCAGATCCGCAAGCGCGGCCGGGAGTATGAGATGAATATCGACGAGTTGTATCTCAAACGCCTGAACGACAAATACAACCATTGGATCGACCACATTTACGGGGGCGAGGTGCTCGTCGTGGACAAGGATCATGAGGATTTCGTGTCGAATCCGGACGTGCTGGAGAAGATCTGTGCGCGGCTCGATGCGATCAAGGCCCGAAAACGCTGA
- a CDS encoding GH3 auxin-responsive promoter family protein codes for MSFRSVILRAWFSQRERSIDRFRRRPVETQERMFRRLLRRGRLTEFGDRYDLRHIRSVEQFQSQVETFDYETFKPYVERMMEGVRSVAYPGRVSLFARSSGTTSDRSKYIPVTMESLWWNHTLGMRDVATVFSANYPKSRVFEGKTLTLGGSCSREGRNLVGDLSALLIHETTFWSGWFRAPRTETAIIPDFDEKVEAICRECVGERITAFAGVPSWNLAMMRRVLEYTGKRNLLEVWPDLEMFAHGGVEFAPYRASFEELIPSERMKYMETYNASEGFFAMADDPARSDMLLMLDYGTFFEFRSGTQIVPLEGVECGKVYAVLITSNNGLWRYEIGDTVEFTSTNPYRIRFAGRTRQYINVFGEELIVDNAERALLAACRRTGAAVSEYSVAPCYMSLRERGAHEWIVEFEREPDSLERFAGVLDEELRAVNSDYDAKRRTTLERQRLTVAERGTFLAWMRARGKNKVPRLVNDRRVADDLAAFRAEPAGTER; via the coding sequence ATGTCTTTCCGCAGTGTAATTCTCAGGGCGTGGTTTTCGCAGCGCGAACGGTCGATCGACCGGTTCCGCCGTCGGCCCGTCGAAACGCAGGAACGTATGTTCCGCCGGCTGTTGCGCCGGGGGCGGCTGACGGAGTTCGGCGACCGCTACGACCTGCGGCATATCCGCTCGGTGGAGCAGTTCCAGTCGCAGGTCGAGACCTTCGACTACGAGACCTTCAAACCCTACGTCGAACGGATGATGGAGGGGGTGCGGAGCGTCGCCTACCCGGGCCGGGTGTCGTTGTTCGCCCGTTCGTCGGGCACCACCTCGGACCGGAGCAAATATATCCCCGTGACGATGGAGTCGTTGTGGTGGAATCATACGCTGGGCATGCGCGACGTGGCGACGGTCTTTTCGGCCAACTATCCGAAGTCGCGGGTTTTCGAGGGCAAGACCCTGACGCTGGGCGGCTCGTGCAGCCGCGAGGGGCGCAACCTGGTGGGGGACCTCTCGGCGCTGCTGATCCACGAGACGACGTTTTGGAGCGGCTGGTTCCGGGCTCCGCGGACCGAGACGGCGATCATTCCGGATTTCGACGAGAAAGTCGAGGCGATCTGCCGCGAATGCGTCGGCGAACGGATCACGGCCTTTGCAGGCGTGCCGTCGTGGAATCTGGCGATGATGCGCCGCGTGCTGGAATACACCGGCAAACGGAATCTGCTGGAGGTGTGGCCCGATCTGGAGATGTTCGCCCACGGGGGCGTGGAGTTCGCGCCCTACCGGGCGTCGTTCGAGGAGCTGATCCCCTCGGAGCGGATGAAATACATGGAAACCTACAACGCCTCGGAGGGTTTTTTCGCTATGGCCGACGATCCTGCGCGCAGCGACATGCTGCTGATGCTCGACTACGGCACCTTCTTCGAGTTCCGCAGCGGGACGCAGATCGTGCCGCTGGAGGGCGTGGAGTGCGGGAAGGTCTACGCCGTGCTCATCACGTCGAACAACGGACTGTGGCGCTACGAGATCGGCGATACGGTGGAGTTCACCTCGACGAATCCCTACCGCATCCGTTTCGCGGGCCGCACGCGGCAGTATATCAACGTCTTCGGCGAGGAGCTGATCGTCGATAACGCCGAGCGCGCCCTGCTGGCGGCCTGCCGCAGGACCGGGGCCGCGGTGAGCGAATACAGCGTCGCGCCGTGCTACATGTCGCTGCGCGAACGCGGAGCCCACGAGTGGATCGTGGAGTTCGAACGTGAGCCTGACAGCCTCGAACGTTTCGCCGGGGTGCTGGACGAGGAGCTGCGGGCCGTCAATTCGGACTACGACGCCAAGCGCCGGACCACGCTCGAACGCCAGCGTCTGACGGTGGCGGAGCGCGGGACGTTCCTCGCGTGGATGCGTGCGCGGGGCAAGAACAAGGTGCCGCGGCTCGTGAACGACCGCCGTGTAGCTGACGACCTGGCGGCTTTCCGGGCGGAGCCGGCGGGAACGGAGAGATAA
- the rplU gene encoding 50S ribosomal protein L21: MYVIVEIAGQQFKAEKGRKLYVHRLPGEENSSVSFDKVLLTDNDGQVKVGAPVVKGAAVKCKILKHLKDDKVLVFKKKRRTGYQKCNGHRQYLTQILVEEIVA; encoded by the coding sequence ATGTACGTTATAGTAGAGATTGCAGGTCAGCAATTTAAGGCTGAGAAAGGTCGGAAACTTTATGTCCACCGTCTTCCGGGCGAGGAAAATTCGTCCGTAAGTTTCGACAAGGTCCTGCTCACAGACAACGACGGTCAGGTCAAAGTCGGCGCACCTGTAGTGAAAGGCGCCGCAGTGAAGTGCAAGATCCTGAAGCATCTGAAAGATGACAAGGTTCTGGTGTTCAAGAAAAAACGTCGCACGGGATACCAGAAGTGCAACGGCCATCGCCAGTACCTCACCCAGATTCTCGTCGAGGAAATCGTTGCATAA
- the rpmA gene encoding 50S ribosomal protein L27, which yields MAHKKGVGSSKNGRESESKRLGIKLFGGQFAKAGNIIVRQRGTVHNAGENVGMGKDHTLFALVDGTVEFCKKGEGKSYVSVSPLSE from the coding sequence ATGGCACACAAGAAAGGTGTAGGTAGTTCGAAGAACGGCCGTGAGTCGGAAAGCAAGCGACTCGGCATCAAACTGTTCGGCGGTCAGTTCGCAAAGGCGGGCAACATTATCGTTCGTCAGCGCGGAACGGTACACAATGCCGGCGAAAACGTAGGCATGGGCAAGGACCACACGCTCTTCGCTCTCGTAGACGGAACCGTGGAGTTCTGCAAAAAAGGCGAAGGCAAATCGTATGTAAGCGTATCTCCGCTGAGCGAATAA
- a CDS encoding two-component system response regulator, with the protein MHRILIVSEEEFLSDVIRLSLADMRTDVRCVSGVAAMERLSRRMLFDLVIVVGTSLFFSGCDVVRLLRPPGLRRPLVYVVAWQQAEQSVLSLLECGVDQYLTFPVSLQRLRTKVANELDRQL; encoded by the coding sequence ATGCACCGAATATTGATCGTATCCGAAGAGGAGTTTCTGAGCGATGTGATCCGCCTGTCGCTGGCCGACATGCGGACCGACGTGCGCTGTGTGTCGGGGGTGGCCGCGATGGAACGTCTGTCGCGGCGCATGCTTTTCGACCTGGTGATCGTCGTGGGTACGTCGCTTTTCTTTTCGGGCTGCGACGTGGTCCGCCTCCTGCGTCCTCCGGGACTGCGGAGGCCGTTGGTCTACGTCGTGGCGTGGCAGCAGGCCGAGCAGTCGGTGCTGAGCCTGCTGGAATGCGGCGTCGATCAGTATCTGACCTTTCCCGTGAGCTTGCAGCGGCTGCGGACGAAGGTCGCCAACGAATTGGACCGCCAGTTATGA
- a CDS encoding META domain-containing protein, with amino-acid sequence MMKKIFAAAVLLGTMTACGGSQQKALPLEGTQWKLARMEAIPAKAVAAEADFFTLEFNAADTMVAGRTNCNRFFGKYELKGQKLSFGNLGMTRMACPDMQYEDAFVKMLDEVDSYAIEGSELKFYDDKKVVAEFRAVPAPAKK; translated from the coding sequence ATGATGAAAAAGATTTTCGCAGCCGCCGTGCTGCTCGGAACGATGACCGCCTGCGGCGGCTCGCAGCAGAAAGCCCTGCCGTTGGAGGGTACCCAATGGAAACTCGCCAGGATGGAGGCCATTCCCGCGAAGGCCGTCGCCGCCGAGGCCGATTTCTTCACCCTGGAATTCAACGCTGCCGATACGATGGTGGCCGGACGCACCAACTGCAACCGTTTCTTCGGCAAATACGAGCTGAAAGGACAGAAGTTGTCGTTCGGAAATCTGGGCATGACCCGGATGGCCTGCCCCGACATGCAGTACGAAGATGCTTTCGTGAAGATGCTCGACGAAGTGGACAGCTATGCGATCGAAGGTTCGGAGCTGAAATTCTACGACGACAAGAAGGTCGTCGCCGAGTTCCGCGCCGTGCCCGCCCCGGCCAAGAAGTAA